In Pseudomonas coleopterorum, the genomic window AACAAGCAAACCGTATGGGATATCGTCTTACCATTGAGGGAGCTGGGTATACCTGCGGCTGGAATTGTTGATATCGACATAATTAAAGAGGGTGGCGCAGTATGGCAGAAGCCTATGAATGGAGCTTTTATTCCAGCAATCAGCCACGTCGGATTAAATCAAGAAAGGAAAGCGCTGCTTGATGCATTCAATGCTACCGGCAAAAATATGAAAACAGCCGGAGGAGTATCAATACTTCCACCAGATGAGAAAGAAGCATGTACAAATTTTTTCCAGCGACTCGCGGCCTACGGAGTCTTCGTAGTTCCTTGCGGGGAAATCGAAAGCTGGTTGAGCGACCTAGCCGTCTCGCGTAACAAAGGGACGTGGCTTACATCTATCTTCGAGAGAATGGGTGAAGACCCGCAGGCACCAGAGTATATTAAACCTGCTGAGGGAGATGTCTGGGAATTTATCGGAGATGTAAAACGCTGGGTAAGCGATCAGTCGAGAAAAGGCATACCTGACTAAGTCCCCATTGGCGGCAATGGCCTGGCGACGAAGTCAGGCCAACCCTCGTGGCGTATGTGGTCGAGATAATAAGCCCAACAAGCTTCGCGATTGCTTCTTGATTAATGCCTGACATTAATTCGTGCCCCCAAAGCTATGCTTGATTGCAGGAGGATCATACCCAGCAAGCAAATTATCTATTTCACTCAAGATTAGAAGGGTTTAACGGATTCTTAATCTTACAACTTATTATAACATTTTTTCTCGCCCTCGTTTACCCCCGCGGCGTAAAAACGACTTACTTTGTCGCTTATGCCGCTTGTTTTGTCTAGCTATAACAGGGCCGATATGCGGCGAGACAGAAATAAACCGACGGTGGCGGTAGTGTTTTGTTGCACCAATCCAAGAAGTGCTGCGCCAGCTACATCAGCCAATGACCCTGAGATGGGAAATGTCCGGCACCTGAATGTTTTCCTCGTGCCGCAACTGCCCCATGTCGCTGCCTGCGGGCGCCAGGCTGAACTGCTGCAGGTTGAGGTTCGGCGCACGTACTGCGGGCTTGTCCTCCTGCAGATCGGCGCCCACCTCGGCGATGGCGAAATCGGGGGCGTCGACGGCTACGAACGCCGCCATGTAGGCATCGCGCGGCACGACCTCGGCGCGGCGTGCCGCGGCCATGGGTTTCTGGCCGAAGTCACCTGCCGCGGCGGGCGCGGTCATGATGATTTCCTCGATCTCCTGGGCCATCTCGTCGATGCTCGCCATCGCGCCTGCGCGCGCCAGGGCTGCGCGGTACTTTTCCGCCGCCTGGGCATCGAGGTTGTTCTTGAGCACCAGTCGGCGCCCGGAAAACAGCAGCTCGATACGCTGGGCATCGGCCTTGAACAGGGTCGCCAGGTTGCTCTTGACCTGATCCAGCGACGCGCCAGGCACGCATTCACCGCTGAAAACGATCTCGTACAAGCTCATGGCAACTCTCCTGGCGTGACACCGTTGCCGGCAGTGGGGGTGGCAGCTAGATGCCGAAGGGCCAGCACCGTGACGGTGATTATGGACCACGATGTTTCGGCGCAACAAGCTCGCCCTTGTCATGCGCATGGGCCTTGTTAGACTCAGGGCAAATCCAGAGGTCCGCGCCATGTCCGCTTGCACTCTCGTTCTGCGCAGCATCGGCTTGCTCTCAGTGCTGGCGCTCACGGGATGCGCAACCTGGTTCACCGGCAACTACGAGGACCCCAAGGTGCACCTGGTCAAGGTCGAAGTGGTCAAGGCCAACCTGCTGCAGCAGCGCTTCATCCTCCGGTTTCGCATCGACAACCCCAACCGCCGCAGCCTGCCCGTACGTGGCATGAGCTACAGCGTGCGCCTGGAAGACATGCTGCTCAGCGAAGGCGAGACGAGCGACTGGTTCAGCGTGGCCGGCAGAAGCGGCGAATACTATGAAGTGCCGGTGCGCACCAACCTCTGGCAACACGTGCGCGAGTTGTCCAAGCTGCTCAAGCATCCGGATCGACCGATCCGCTACGAGCTGCGCGGCGAACTGCGTACCGGCGTGCTGTTCGGTCACGATGTGGTACTCAATCACACTGGTGAAATCAACGCCCGCGGCCTGCCCGGCCACTGACCATCGCAAAGATTCTTGGCGCAGCCCTTCTATTCCAGACCCAGGGTGAGATAATTCCGGCCAATTTCAATCACGGAGTTCCCCCGATGTCCCAGCAACCTCACGTGCACGGTCCTGACTGCAACCACGATCACGACCATCACCATGAGCACGACCACGGTCACGTGCATGGCCCGCACTGCAATCATGCTCCGCAGGAACCGGTGCGCAATGCCCTCAAGGACGTCGGCCGCAACGATCCGTGCCCGTGCGGCAGCGACAAGAAATTCAAGAAGTGCCACGGCGCCTGAGCCGAGCCTCTGCGTGAAGGGGCTGCGTTCCGGCAGTCCCTCTGTAACCCGAGACCTGGCCCAAGGCTGACCGCGGCGCATACTGTCCGCAAGCGGCTCGACCCAGGCAAAAATAACCCCCGCCAGACGCTTGCGCCCCGCCTTCTCCCTCTCTAACGTAGCGCCTTTTACGCCAGCCCCCGCAGGAGCTTCGCCATGGCCTCGCCCGCCCGTTCTTTCTTCATGCCCAAGTTCGGCTGCGCCGCCGTGGTGACCGGCATGCTCAGCCTGACTGGCTGTCAACAATGGCTGGGCGGCTCAGCCGACCAAAGCCTGCCGCCCAGCGTGGGTGTACAGCCGCTCAAGGGTCTGGCGCAGAACGTCTCGGTGCGGCGCAACACCCTGGGGATGCCGCTGATCGAGAGCAACACCTTCCACGATGCCCTGTTTGCTCAAGGATATGTCGCCGCCAGCGACCGTATCACCCAGATGGTACGCATGCGGCTGCTGGCTCAGGGGCGTCTGGCCGAGCTGGACGGTGCCGATGCACTGGACAGCGACCGCCTGCTGCGCAGGATCAACCTGAAGAAGAACGCCGACCAGCTGTACGCCGCTGCATCACCGCGGCTCAAGCGCTTCTTCGATGTCTACGCGCGGGGCGTGAACGCCTACCTGTTCCGCTATCGCGGCAAGCTGCCGGCACCGCTCGGCGGCTACACCCCCGAATACTGGAAGGCCGAAGACTCGGCGCTGATGTTCGCCCTGTGGTCGTTCAGCCAGTCGCTCAATCTGCAGGAAGAGCTGGGCTCGCTTGCGCTGGCGCAGAAAGTGGGCACCAACAAACTGGCCTGGCTGCTGCCGGTCTATCCGGACGAGAGCCTGCCGTTCACCGAGGCCGAGAAACTCAAGGGTGTGTCCTTGGGCAACTCGCTGACCCATGTGGCGGGACTGGGCACTTTGAACCATGAACTCGAGCGGCTGGGCACGGCCAGCTCCAGCAACTGGGCCATCGCCCCCCAACGCGCGCGGTCCGGCAAAAGCCTGTTCGCCAACGATCTACATGCCGCCACTGCGGTACCCTCCGCCTGGAGCTTCGTGCAACTGCGCGCACCGCGTTACCAGGCCGCGGGCGTCGCCCTGGCCGGTCTGCCGGGCGTGCTCACAGGCTTCAACGGTCAAGTGGCCTGGGGCATGTCGGCCGTGATGGGTGACAACCAGGATCTGTTTGTGGAAAAGGTCAAAAGCGAAGGCGGCCGCGTGCTGTATCAGTCCAACGGCAAATGGCTACCGGCGCGGGTACGTCAGGAAACCTTCCTGGCCAAGGGGCAGCGGCCACTGCGCGAAGCCGTGTACGAGACCGGACATGGTGCCCTGCTCAACGACCTCGCCGGCCTGTCGGCCAGCGTTGGCTATGGCCTGGCCTTGCAGCTGCCGGACCTGACCGAAGACAAGAGCCTGGACGCCCTGTTCGATCTGTCGCGCGCCAGCAATGTCGAGAAGGCCTCGGATGCCAGCCGGCAGATCCGCGCGGTGGCTACCAACCTGCTGTTCGCCGACGCCAACAGCATCGGCTGGCAGGTCACTGGCCGTTTCCCCAATCGCCTCGAGGGCAAGGGCATGCTGCCCTCCCCCGGCTGGGATGGCCGGTATGACTGGGACGGCCTGGCCGACCCGATGCTGCATCCCTACGACCAGGACCCGCCGCAGGGCTGGCTGGGGACCGCCAACCAGCGCATCGTCCCGCCGGGTTACGGTATTCAGCTGTCCAACGGCTGGTACTACCCTGAGCGCAGCGAACGCCTCGCGGAACTGGCCGGCGCCGGCAAGCACGACACCCGCAGCATGATCGCCATGCAGTCCGACCAGACCACCCCGTTCGCCGCCAAACTGAAGAAGATGTTTCTCGCACCTGGCATGGCACAACCGCTGAAGAGCGCCATCGACGCCCTGCCCGACGCCGATCGCACCAAGGCCCGGGAGGCCTACACCCGGCTGATGACCTTCGATGGCCGGCTGAGCGCGCAATCCGCCGACGCCGCGTTGTACGAGCTGTTTCTGCAACAAAGCATGCAGCGCACCTTCCTCGACGAACTGGGGCCGATCGACAGTGCCGCCTGGAAGGCCTTCGTCGCTCAGGGCATGGCTTCCTACTCGGCCCAGGCCGATCATCTGCTGGGGCGCGACGACAGCCCGTTCTGGGACGACGTGACCACGCCTCAGAAGGAAGACAAGCCTGCCATCCTGGCCCGCAGCCTGGCTGCGGCGGTCACGGCTGGCGAGACACAACTGGGCGCCGACCGCAGCAAATGGCAGTGGGGCCGCCTGCACCGCACCAGCTGGACGGACGTCGCTGGCCAGACGGTACGCGGCCCGGTGGCCACTGGCGGTGATCACACCACGCTCAATGCTGCGGCCTACCGGTGGGGCGACAGCTTCGACACCGCGTCGATACCGGCCCTGCGCATCGTCGTCGACTTCGCCCAGACCGAACCCATGATCGGCCTCAACAGCAGCGGGCAATCCGGTAATCCGGCCAGTGCCAACTACGCCGATGGCATCGATGCCTGGCTCAAGAATCAATACGTCAGCTTTCCGATGCAGCCGCAGAACTTCGAGAAGGCCTATGGCATCAAGCGACTGACGCTGACGCCGCAGAAGTAACCGCCTCAACGGCCCATGACGGTCCCCCGCCACTCGGACGGGGGCTGGTCATCGCCCGGGATCCCGGCCTATGGGGAAGAACACCCCACCGCTCCAGACCCCCAGCCAACCGTCACGCACCACCGCCAACTCGACGAGACGATAGAACACGTTGCGGTGAATGCGCGCTTCCAGGTTGGTACGCACCCGTACGTAGGGCGAAGGCTCCTGGCTGCAGGGGGAGATGTCCACCCGCAGCGGATGCTCCTCACCCGCATCGAAACTGTCTTCGACATTGCTGGTGAAGCGCAGCGTCTGCTGCTCGCCTTCACCCGATACCTGCATGTCGACGGCCACGAACGGCGCGTCATCGACGACGATGCCCACCTTCTCCACCGGGGTGACCAGGACGTACTCGTCGCCATCGCGGCGCAGGATGCCCGCGAACAACTTGACCATCGCCGGCCGACCGATCGGCGTGCCCTGGTAGAACCAGGTGCCGTCGCGGGCAATGCGCATGTCGATGTGCCCGCAGAAATCGGGATTCCACAGGTGCACGGGCGGCAAACCCTTTTCGTGAGTGGGGATGTGCGCCAGCAAATCGTCGGCCTTGCCCGTCATGCCTGTCTCCTCAGCGGCTTACGCCCAACAGGCTACGAGCGTAGTCCTCCAGGGGCGGGCCAAGCAAATCTTCCGGTTTGTTGTCATGCATCGTCAGCAGTCCGCCACGGCTGCGGATGGTGGCGGTGTCGATGAGGTAGTGAGTGCTGGTTTCGATGAGCATGATCTGGATCACGCTGCTGTCGACGCCGAGTCGATCCAGGGCCTCCTGGTCGGCCCACTCGTCCGTGTTGCCGATGCGGTCGTCGGCACGGGCAAAACGGGCATAGAGCAGGTAATGCGCACCGGCATTGCGTGCTTCGCCCATGGCCTGCTCCAGGCCCAGCGGTGCCGGGGCACGGCGTACCAGGGGAAAATACTCGACGAAGGCTTCGAACGCTTCTTCGGCGACCACGTTGGGCCTGGGGTAGGCGCCCCCAGGAGGCACGAACGAGCCTTGGGCGATGTAGATGAACGAGTCGGGCTGCACGCGCAGGTTATTGAAGCGGCGGGTTTCGCTGTGATTCAGCACGCCTGCATCGCTCAAGTGGTAGCGAGCGCCCTCGCCCAGATCACTGACCTTCATGCAGCCGCTCAACGCCAAGAGCGCCAGCAGCACGACCAGGTTACGCATGCATCCTCCAGAGCCGGCGACAAGATCCCGGCGATTGCCTGGCTGATGCAGCTTCTGCGCCAGTTCGCGAAGCTGGGGAGTGCCCAGGCTCAGGATTCCTTGGGACCCGGCAGTTCCGGATCGCGCTTGCGCTTGTTGCCCATGCGCACGCCGATGTCCATCAGGAACTGGAAAAAGCCTTCCTGATCTTCCAGCACATTGCTCCAGAACGGCGAGTGATACAGCGCCACCGCGCCGTGCACCAGAGCCCAGGCTGCGCAATAGTGGAAGTACGGCGGCACATCTTCCAGCTTGCCTTCGCTGATCCGTCCCTCGATGAGGAAGGTCAGTCGCTCGAAATTTGACGCGCGAATCGTGTGCAGCTGCTCGACAAGTTCGGGCACCTGATTGCCTTTGACGACCTTCTCTTCGAGCCTGTCGAACAGTCGGTAGCGCTGCGGATCGCGCATGCGGAATTCGAAATAGGCGCGGGACAAGGCTTCCTTGTCGCGATCGATGTCGGCCGAATGCAGCAGTGCATTCAAATCGCGCTCGTAGTCGAGCATCAGGCGCAGGTAGATCTCGGCCTTGGATTTGAAGTGCTTGTAGATGGTGCCTTTGCCGATACCGACGGTGTCGGCGATCAACTCGACCGTGACGCTGTCTTCACCCTGCTCGAGAAAGAGCGCAAGCGCGGTGTCGAGGATTTCCTGCTCGCGGCGGCGAAACTCACGGACCTTACGAGGTTCTTTTTGCATAGGAAGGACTGGATCGAAAGCGAAGGCCGTCATTATGCCTGTATGAGGTCAAAATGCACGGATCATCCGAAATCTCTGGCGTTATGGCGGATATGCCACACAACCCCGAAATCGGTGCTGAGCAACCTTGCGCGTATTCCAAATACGTTTAAGAAAACCCGAATGGGCACTGGCGCCCGACGGGCACTCGACGATACTCAAGAAGTCGTCGCGTCATCTCCCCCAATGACGCGTCGGCAAGGCGTCGATGGACCACGCGCCTGTAGTAACTCCTAATGGTCTTGACCCGGGATTCTCCCCCCAGAGCCCGGGTTTTTTTTGCCTGCGCAACGTTCAGGCCTGACGACGAACCCGTGCCAGTGGGAACAGCCGGCAAAAGTTGTCGGTGGTGCGCTCGGCCAGGCTTTCGAGCGTCTCGCCCCGGACCGTGGCAATGCACTGCGCCACTTCCCGAACGTACTGCGGCAGGTTGGACTTGCCACGGTAGGGAATGGGCGCCAGGTAAGGCGAATCGGTCTCGACCAGCAGGCGATCGGCAGGCACCTGGCGGGCGACTTCGCGCAGGGCGTCGGCATTGCGGAACGTCACGATGCCGGACAGTGAAATGTAGAAGCCCAGGTCGAGGGCAGCCTTGGCCATGTCCCAATCTTCGGTGAAGCAGTGCAGTACGCCGGCCTGGGGCAACTGCGCCTCGCGCAACAGGGCCAGGGTGTCGGCACGCGCGCCGCGGGTATGCACGATGACCGGTTTGCCGGTCAGGTTGGCCGCCTGCAGGTGCAATCGGAACGATGCCTGCTGCAACTCTGCGGCCTCGGGTTCGTAGTGGTAATCCAGGCCGGTTTCGCCGATCGCCACGACGCGGGGATCATCGAGCTCGCCCAGGAGCCAGTCCAGGGCCGGTGGCTGCCCCGGTGCCAGGTCCAGGGGGTGAATGCCGACCGAGCAATCGACATCGTCGTAGCGGCCGGCCAGGGCCTTGACCGCTGCAGCATTGTCGGCGCTCACGCCGATGCACAGGAAGTGGCCGACACCGCAGGCGCGCGCGGCATCGAGCGCGGTGTCCAGGCAGCCGTTGTGTTCGGCGAGGTCGAGGCGATCCAGGTGACAGTGGGAATCTACAAGCATGAGGATAGGACAACTACATCGTGTGAGTGGGACGGTCGGACTTCAAGGCACCGGCCAGGTAGGTTTCGATCTTGTTGCGCGCGGTGTTGTCGCCATCGTTGAACTGCACGCCGACTCCGGCAGCGCGGTTGCCCTGGGCGCCCTTGGGGGTGATCCAGGCCACGCGGCCAGCCACCGGAATCTTTTCCGGCTCGTCCATCAGGTTGAGCAGCATGAACAACTCATCGCCCAGCTTGTAGCTCTTGCTGGTGGGAATGAACAGGCCGCCGTTCTTGATGAACGGCATGTAGGCGGCATACAGAACGGCCTTGTCCTTGATGGTCAGGGACAGAATGCCGTTGCGCGGTCCGGGACTGACGGGTTGATTCATTCGTGCTCCCTTACTGGTGGTCGATTTTTATGGCCACGGTTGGCAGTGCCGCGTTGTATCGGAAAAACCCCTTGCGCCGCTGCTACACATTCACATGCAGGCTGCATTTGGCCGCCCCTGTAGCAGCGGTGCAAGCCGCCTCCGGCGTCGGCAGCGTCCGATCACAATGCACCCATCACCGCTGCCCCGGCAAGGCCATCCAGGACACCAGCAGCGCTTCGATCAGCAACGCCCTGTTCAAGTTGGCCTTGGCCAGAACCTTCTGGCGCTGCATCAGCACCCAGTCCTGAATGGCCAGCACCTTGTCCTGAGTGCTCTTGTCGGCCAGATATTGCAGCACCTTGCGCATGTCGCTCAAGCCCAGGCCCTGCTCGTCCGCCGTCAGGCGATAGCGCAGCAGCAGGTTCGACCACTCGCAGAACCAGTCGAACAGCAGCAGCAACGGTACACCGCTCCAGGCGTCGGCCAACTGGCTGGGCGTCTGCTGCCCTTTCAACAGCTTCTTCACCCCATCGACGACCAGTGCCCGCTGCTCGACGATCCCCGCAGCCTGCAACCTGACGGCGGCCAGAGGCGAGCCGGCAGCCAGGGCCAGCAGATCGGCGCGCGCGCCTTCGTCCACGTCCGGCAGCGCCGTGGCCAGCCATTGCAGGCTGACGGCCTGGCTAGGCAGCGGGCAGGCCTGCTGCACGCACCGGCTCTTGACCGTGGGCAGCAGGCGGCTGGGCTGATGGCTGACCAACAGCAACACGGTATTGCCCGAGGGCTCTTCGAGACTCTTCAGCAAGGCATTGGCCGCGTTGATGTTCATGGCTTCGGTGGGCTCGATCAGCACCACCTTGCGCCCACCCAGCTGCGCCGTCTGCACCACGAACGCCACCAGTTCGCGGACCTGGTCGACCTTGATCGCCTTGTCCGCTTCCTCGGGTTCGAGGATGAAGTTGTCCGGATGACTGCCGGCCTGCAGCAGCAGACAGGACTTGCAGGCGCCACAGGCCTGCTGCGCGGAGGGGCGCTGGCACAACAGCAACGCCATCAGCCGCTCGGCCAGGGCACGCTTGCCGATACCCTGCGGCCCGTGCAGCAGATAGGCGTGGGCATGCTGGGTGCGTCCGGCGAGCTTGTGCCACAGATCGTCTTGCCAGGGGTAGGCTTCAGCCACGCATGTGCCCTCGCAGTTCGGTCGACAATCCTTTGCCCGAAAGCAATGCAAACCAGACGTCA contains:
- a CDS encoding LEA type 2 family protein: MSACTLVLRSIGLLSVLALTGCATWFTGNYEDPKVHLVKVEVVKANLLQQRFILRFRIDNPNRRSLPVRGMSYSVRLEDMLLSEGETSDWFSVAGRSGEYYEVPVRTNLWQHVRELSKLLKHPDRPIRYELRGELRTGVLFGHDVVLNHTGEINARGLPGH
- a CDS encoding SEC-C metal-binding domain-containing protein; translated protein: MSQQPHVHGPDCNHDHDHHHEHDHGHVHGPHCNHAPQEPVRNALKDVGRNDPCPCGSDKKFKKCHGA
- a CDS encoding penicillin acylase family protein translates to MASPARSFFMPKFGCAAVVTGMLSLTGCQQWLGGSADQSLPPSVGVQPLKGLAQNVSVRRNTLGMPLIESNTFHDALFAQGYVAASDRITQMVRMRLLAQGRLAELDGADALDSDRLLRRINLKKNADQLYAAASPRLKRFFDVYARGVNAYLFRYRGKLPAPLGGYTPEYWKAEDSALMFALWSFSQSLNLQEELGSLALAQKVGTNKLAWLLPVYPDESLPFTEAEKLKGVSLGNSLTHVAGLGTLNHELERLGTASSSNWAIAPQRARSGKSLFANDLHAATAVPSAWSFVQLRAPRYQAAGVALAGLPGVLTGFNGQVAWGMSAVMGDNQDLFVEKVKSEGGRVLYQSNGKWLPARVRQETFLAKGQRPLREAVYETGHGALLNDLAGLSASVGYGLALQLPDLTEDKSLDALFDLSRASNVEKASDASRQIRAVATNLLFADANSIGWQVTGRFPNRLEGKGMLPSPGWDGRYDWDGLADPMLHPYDQDPPQGWLGTANQRIVPPGYGIQLSNGWYYPERSERLAELAGAGKHDTRSMIAMQSDQTTPFAAKLKKMFLAPGMAQPLKSAIDALPDADRTKAREAYTRLMTFDGRLSAQSADAALYELFLQQSMQRTFLDELGPIDSAAWKAFVAQGMASYSAQADHLLGRDDSPFWDDVTTPQKEDKPAILARSLAAAVTAGETQLGADRSKWQWGRLHRTSWTDVAGQTVRGPVATGGDHTTLNAAAYRWGDSFDTASIPALRIVVDFAQTEPMIGLNSSGQSGNPASANYADGIDAWLKNQYVSFPMQPQNFEKAYGIKRLTLTPQK
- a CDS encoding DUF1285 domain-containing protein gives rise to the protein MTGKADDLLAHIPTHEKGLPPVHLWNPDFCGHIDMRIARDGTWFYQGTPIGRPAMVKLFAGILRRDGDEYVLVTPVEKVGIVVDDAPFVAVDMQVSGEGEQQTLRFTSNVEDSFDAGEEHPLRVDISPCSQEPSPYVRVRTNLEARIHRNVFYRLVELAVVRDGWLGVWSGGVFFPIGRDPGR
- a CDS encoding DUF4823 domain-containing protein, which codes for MRNLVVLLALLALSGCMKVSDLGEGARYHLSDAGVLNHSETRRFNNLRVQPDSFIYIAQGSFVPPGGAYPRPNVVAEEAFEAFVEYFPLVRRAPAPLGLEQAMGEARNAGAHYLLYARFARADDRIGNTDEWADQEALDRLGVDSSVIQIMLIETSTHYLIDTATIRSRGGLLTMHDNKPEDLLGPPLEDYARSLLGVSR
- a CDS encoding TetR/AcrR family transcriptional regulator, with translation MQKEPRKVREFRRREQEILDTALALFLEQGEDSVTVELIADTVGIGKGTIYKHFKSKAEIYLRLMLDYERDLNALLHSADIDRDKEALSRAYFEFRMRDPQRYRLFDRLEEKVVKGNQVPELVEQLHTIRASNFERLTFLIEGRISEGKLEDVPPYFHYCAAWALVHGAVALYHSPFWSNVLEDQEGFFQFLMDIGVRMGNKRKRDPELPGPKES
- a CDS encoding TatD family hydrolase; translation: MLVDSHCHLDRLDLAEHNGCLDTALDAARACGVGHFLCIGVSADNAAAVKALAGRYDDVDCSVGIHPLDLAPGQPPALDWLLGELDDPRVVAIGETGLDYHYEPEAAELQQASFRLHLQAANLTGKPVIVHTRGARADTLALLREAQLPQAGVLHCFTEDWDMAKAALDLGFYISLSGIVTFRNADALREVARQVPADRLLVETDSPYLAPIPYRGKSNLPQYVREVAQCIATVRGETLESLAERTTDNFCRLFPLARVRRQA
- a CDS encoding PilZ domain-containing protein gives rise to the protein MNQPVSPGPRNGILSLTIKDKAVLYAAYMPFIKNGGLFIPTSKSYKLGDELFMLLNLMDEPEKIPVAGRVAWITPKGAQGNRAAGVGVQFNDGDNTARNKIETYLAGALKSDRPTHTM
- a CDS encoding DNA polymerase III subunit delta' codes for the protein MAEAYPWQDDLWHKLAGRTQHAHAYLLHGPQGIGKRALAERLMALLLCQRPSAQQACGACKSCLLLQAGSHPDNFILEPEEADKAIKVDQVRELVAFVVQTAQLGGRKVVLIEPTEAMNINAANALLKSLEEPSGNTVLLLVSHQPSRLLPTVKSRCVQQACPLPSQAVSLQWLATALPDVDEGARADLLALAAGSPLAAVRLQAAGIVEQRALVVDGVKKLLKGQQTPSQLADAWSGVPLLLLFDWFCEWSNLLLRYRLTADEQGLGLSDMRKVLQYLADKSTQDKVLAIQDWVLMQRQKVLAKANLNRALLIEALLVSWMALPGQR